The following proteins come from a genomic window of bacterium:
- a CDS encoding cytochrome c, whose product MLRHNKSHLRAHAIFLVVLLGVSGSVGCWEQWSETWFPQMKWQKAIQAFERVGFEGQVDPFMPPEGAVAIDAESPVVPQYDPSADRLQNPQAANFKSVGRGQEVYAIYCETCHGATGQGDGPVSMAGGQQGPFAGVFPLVTAMARTDGYIYNLIRGGGQRMPGYARIPSEDRWHLVNYVRYLQKGGQP is encoded by the coding sequence TTGTTGAGGCATAACAAGAGCCACCTGAGGGCCCACGCCATCTTCCTGGTGGTGTTGTTGGGTGTCTCCGGTTCCGTGGGCTGTTGGGAACAGTGGTCGGAAACCTGGTTTCCCCAGATGAAATGGCAGAAGGCCATCCAGGCCTTCGAGCGCGTTGGTTTCGAGGGGCAGGTCGATCCATTCATGCCGCCCGAGGGCGCGGTGGCCATCGACGCAGAGTCGCCGGTCGTTCCTCAATACGATCCGTCGGCGGATCGCCTCCAGAACCCGCAGGCTGCGAACTTCAAATCCGTGGGCCGAGGCCAGGAGGTCTACGCGATCTACTGCGAGACCTGTCATGGAGCGACGGGGCAGGGCGATGGCCCCGTCAGCATGGCCGGAGGCCAGCAAGGGCCCTTCGCCGGTGTCTTTCCGTTGGTGACCGCGATGGCGCGGACGGACGGCTACATCTACAACCTGATTCGCGGCGGTGGCCAGCGAATGCCTGGCTACGCGCGCATCCCCAGTGAAGACCGCTGGCACCTCGTGAACTACGTGCGGTACCTGCAGAAGGGGGGACAGCCGTGA
- a CDS encoding DUF3341 domain-containing protein has protein sequence MPSLRGIYDFPGPVAEAATKLKNRGFSDLEIYAPCAFPELDSVLDEKPSGVRAWTLIGGLIGVVTGFSVAIWMALDWPIVVGGKPFASIPPYVVIGFELTILFGGLATLVGLLVVGGLPYGTFGQTDKAYSTRFSADEIGLVVSCAERDVAEVDALLRATAAKEVDLVEA, from the coding sequence ATGCCCTCGCTACGCGGCATCTACGATTTTCCTGGTCCGGTGGCCGAGGCTGCAACCAAGCTCAAGAACCGCGGGTTCTCCGACCTGGAGATCTACGCGCCTTGCGCCTTTCCCGAACTCGACTCGGTTCTGGACGAGAAGCCCTCTGGGGTACGTGCCTGGACGTTGATTGGCGGGTTGATCGGCGTCGTGACCGGCTTCTCCGTCGCAATCTGGATGGCGCTCGATTGGCCGATCGTGGTGGGCGGCAAGCCCTTCGCCTCGATCCCGCCCTATGTCGTCATCGGCTTCGAACTGACCATCCTGTTCGGCGGTCTCGCGACCCTGGTCGGCCTGCTGGTCGTCGGCGGCCTTCCCTATGGAACGTTTGGCCAGACGGACAAGGCCTATAGCACGCGTTTTTCTGCCGACGAGATTGGCTTGGTCGTCTCCTGTGCAGAACGTGATGTGGCGGAGGTTGATGCGCTGCTTCGGGCTACCGCAGCCAAGGAGGTGGACCTTGTTGAGGCATAA
- the nrfD gene encoding polysulfide reductase NrfD, which produces MTPPPAMSVADTMRPPPEPPDSKINEDLLRIMYHRISPGYLLLLGATILSVVAAGGTWVYQVYIGLGIAGYTHPVFWGAYLITFVFWVGIAHAGTLISAILYLFRAKWRNAINRGAEAMTVFAVLTAAQFLGIHVGRMWKSYFILPYPNQRGLWTNFKSPLEWDTFAISTYATIAIVFLFIGLIPDFAVARDRAKGIRKLAYTALSLGWQGTSRQWKSHTRSVLHLSGLATPLVLSVHSVISWDFAMSLVPGWHATIFAPYFVAGAIFSGFSMVLTFFIPLRRIYGLEEYITDYHFDNIARFILLTGWIVTYGYASEYFVAWYSTVEPEQTSFWLRAFGPYWFSTWVMLTCNCIVPQIFWFKWARTTPWILFTVATLVNIGMWFERYVIIITGLSREYEPAVWGIYTPTWAELTLFAGSFGFFAMLFLLSIKVLPIIAITEVKELAIHEKAHGGAH; this is translated from the coding sequence ATGACGCCGCCGCCTGCCATGTCCGTCGCTGATACCATGCGCCCGCCGCCGGAGCCCCCGGACAGCAAGATCAACGAAGATCTGCTGAGGATCATGTACCACCGGATCTCGCCGGGATATCTCCTGTTGCTCGGCGCCACGATCCTCTCGGTCGTCGCCGCGGGTGGTACCTGGGTCTACCAGGTCTACATCGGTCTCGGCATCGCCGGCTATACGCACCCGGTCTTCTGGGGCGCTTATCTCATCACCTTCGTGTTCTGGGTTGGTATCGCCCATGCGGGGACGCTGATCTCGGCAATCCTCTACCTCTTCCGTGCGAAGTGGAGGAACGCGATCAACCGGGGCGCGGAGGCCATGACGGTCTTCGCCGTGCTTACGGCGGCACAATTCCTCGGCATCCACGTCGGCCGGATGTGGAAGAGCTACTTCATTCTTCCCTACCCGAACCAGCGTGGCCTCTGGACGAACTTCAAGAGCCCCCTCGAGTGGGACACCTTCGCGATCTCGACCTACGCAACGATCGCGATCGTGTTCTTGTTCATCGGGCTGATTCCGGACTTCGCAGTCGCGCGGGATCGGGCCAAGGGCATCCGCAAGCTGGCCTATACGGCCCTTTCCCTGGGTTGGCAGGGCACCTCACGTCAGTGGAAGTCGCACACCCGTTCGGTCTTGCACCTGTCCGGGTTGGCAACGCCTCTGGTGCTCTCGGTCCACTCTGTCATTTCCTGGGACTTCGCAATGTCGCTCGTGCCGGGTTGGCACGCGACGATTTTCGCTCCCTACTTCGTGGCAGGCGCGATCTTCTCGGGTTTCTCGATGGTGCTGACGTTCTTCATCCCGCTTCGCAGGATCTACGGGCTCGAGGAGTACATCACCGACTATCACTTCGATAACATTGCGCGTTTCATCCTGCTGACCGGATGGATCGTGACCTACGGGTACGCAAGCGAGTACTTCGTCGCCTGGTACAGCACGGTCGAGCCGGAGCAGACTTCCTTCTGGCTCCGTGCTTTCGGGCCGTACTGGTTTTCTACGTGGGTGATGCTCACGTGCAACTGCATCGTGCCACAGATCTTCTGGTTCAAATGGGCGAGAACCACGCCGTGGATCCTCTTCACGGTCGCGACGCTCGTCAACATCGGAATGTGGTTCGAGCGATACGTCATCATCATCACCGGCCTGTCACGAGAATACGAGCCGGCGGTCTGGGGCATCTACACACCCACCTGGGCCGAACTGACGCTCTTCGCGGGGAGTTTCGGCTTCTTCGCGATGCTCTTCCTTCTGTCCATCAAGGTCCTGCCCATCATCGCGATCACCGAGGTCAAGGAACTCGCGATTCATGAGAAGGCCCACGGAGGCGCTCACTGA
- a CDS encoding 4Fe-4S dicluster domain-containing protein, with product MPETSRRDFLKLVGVSAGAAAAAGCSDHVEKLIPYVVQPEGLTPGNPVIYASTCQECPVGCGLHVKTRENRPIKVEGNPDHPINQGKLCAKAQASVTRTYLPDRFAAPQRRGSAGLEATTWDEATSAVAEAIKAAGGKTHILGGNTGDTLSGLIDRFASATGAKRTIYDPAVSETLREATRRVFGVASEPIFDLSSADLIIDFGAEMLETGQSPVEHSRQWSAARDVGAHHDGGARLVYVGPRLSVTASSADEWLPAKPGSEGLIAAALAGGDIAKAAAASDIPADTLRRLASAAKKAKNPVALPPGAALASRRAVATTAAVLKLNAALGAVGRSVTIPPASDTAKDRSSFANALALVAAMDAGEVDVLLIHDANPVYSLPAGAGFETALAKVGMVVSFATSKNETTEQAHFVLPDHAPMESWGDARPRPGIRSLIQPTLRPLHDTQALGDSLISIGRAIGDDVAAKLPSGSFRSVLEAAWAGTGFRQALKGGGVYDATPSAATSPVAGGDLELAEPTFSGSGEFTLVAFPHSLLSDGRGAALPVLQEIPDPITSVAWESWAEISLASAEKLGVEFGDVLEIETSAGRIEVAVYPRGGIRDDVVAVPTGQGHTVGWFASKESQGLPGMARGVNVSDVLPAQVDEGGGRAWLTEKATVTATGRHRRLVALQTQDNKRQRQLGEAITLAALGDAGHGEPAAAEHGEGQEGAAAEEHGGGHEGPHEIRVPFDPADDAADQQLEQTFADELSVKASDYRWGMTVDLDKCTGCSACIAACYLENNLPTVGEDESRKTRQMAWMRLDRFVGDGFQELIQGRAFMGPNHEKLGDTDIRNSPMFCQHCGSAPCESVCPVYATYHNEEGLNAMIYNRCIGTRYCANNCPYKVRRYNYWDNQITKWPGQMDLGLNPDVTVRGQGVMEKCTFCVQRIQSARQESKSAGEETIQDGAVQTACQQTCPSNAIEFGNLRDDESAVSKKADDPKRGYAAMHVLNTRPAVTYLAKVTRGKVEG from the coding sequence TTTGCGCCAAGGCCCAGGCATCCGTCACGCGCACGTATCTTCCCGATCGCTTCGCGGCGCCTCAGCGGCGTGGTTCGGCCGGGCTCGAAGCGACGACCTGGGACGAAGCGACCAGTGCTGTCGCCGAGGCGATCAAGGCAGCGGGTGGCAAGACGCATATCCTCGGTGGCAATACCGGCGATACGCTCTCGGGCTTGATCGACCGGTTTGCTTCGGCGACCGGCGCCAAGCGCACCATCTACGACCCGGCGGTGAGTGAGACGCTTCGCGAGGCCACCCGGCGTGTCTTCGGAGTGGCGAGTGAGCCGATCTTCGATCTTTCCAGCGCAGATCTGATCATCGACTTTGGCGCCGAGATGTTGGAGACGGGCCAGTCGCCTGTCGAGCACTCGCGTCAGTGGTCCGCAGCCCGCGATGTCGGCGCTCACCATGACGGCGGCGCTCGCCTCGTGTATGTGGGTCCGAGGCTCTCCGTCACTGCTTCGAGTGCGGACGAGTGGCTGCCCGCCAAGCCTGGCAGCGAGGGATTGATCGCGGCAGCTCTTGCGGGCGGTGATATCGCCAAGGCCGCGGCCGCGAGCGACATCCCCGCCGATACCTTGCGTCGCCTGGCCTCAGCGGCGAAGAAGGCGAAGAACCCCGTGGCTCTCCCGCCCGGAGCGGCGCTCGCCAGCCGACGCGCGGTGGCGACGACGGCCGCGGTGCTGAAACTCAACGCCGCGTTGGGTGCGGTCGGCCGGTCGGTCACGATCCCTCCGGCGAGCGATACGGCGAAGGATCGCTCCAGCTTTGCCAACGCATTGGCGTTGGTGGCGGCCATGGACGCGGGCGAAGTCGATGTTCTCTTGATTCACGACGCCAACCCCGTCTACAGCCTTCCGGCTGGCGCGGGCTTCGAAACCGCGCTCGCCAAGGTGGGCATGGTGGTGTCGTTTGCGACGTCCAAGAACGAGACGACCGAGCAAGCCCACTTCGTGCTGCCCGATCACGCGCCGATGGAATCCTGGGGCGACGCGCGGCCTCGTCCGGGCATTCGCAGCCTCATCCAGCCGACTCTCCGGCCGCTTCACGATACGCAGGCCCTGGGCGACTCCCTGATTTCGATCGGTCGCGCCATCGGCGACGACGTCGCAGCGAAGCTCCCCTCCGGCAGCTTCCGAAGCGTTCTCGAGGCCGCCTGGGCCGGAACCGGTTTCCGTCAGGCCCTCAAGGGCGGCGGTGTCTACGACGCGACTCCCTCTGCCGCGACGAGTCCGGTCGCGGGCGGCGATCTCGAGCTTGCAGAGCCCACGTTCAGTGGCAGCGGCGAGTTCACCCTCGTGGCGTTCCCCCACAGCCTGCTGAGCGATGGTCGAGGTGCCGCTCTGCCTGTGTTGCAGGAGATCCCGGACCCGATCACGAGTGTGGCCTGGGAGAGCTGGGCAGAGATCAGCCTGGCTTCGGCTGAGAAGCTGGGCGTCGAATTCGGCGATGTGCTCGAGATCGAGACATCCGCGGGCCGCATCGAAGTCGCGGTCTACCCGCGCGGTGGTATCCGCGACGATGTCGTCGCCGTGCCCACGGGCCAGGGCCACACCGTCGGCTGGTTCGCCTCGAAGGAAAGCCAGGGCCTGCCCGGGATGGCCAGAGGTGTGAACGTTTCCGACGTGCTGCCCGCCCAGGTGGATGAGGGCGGTGGTCGCGCCTGGTTGACGGAGAAGGCCACGGTCACGGCGACGGGACGTCATCGACGCCTGGTTGCGCTGCAAACCCAGGACAACAAGCGGCAGCGTCAGCTGGGAGAGGCGATCACGCTGGCGGCCCTGGGAGACGCCGGACATGGCGAACCTGCTGCCGCCGAGCATGGCGAGGGCCAGGAGGGCGCCGCTGCCGAGGAGCATGGTGGTGGTCATGAGGGGCCCCACGAGATTCGCGTGCCCTTCGATCCGGCGGACGATGCCGCGGACCAGCAACTCGAGCAGACTTTCGCAGACGAACTCTCGGTCAAGGCTTCCGACTACCGCTGGGGAATGACGGTCGATCTCGACAAGTGCACCGGTTGCAGTGCCTGCATCGCCGCCTGCTATCTCGAGAACAACCTTCCGACGGTGGGCGAGGACGAGTCGAGGAAGACCCGGCAGATGGCCTGGATGCGTCTCGATCGCTTCGTCGGCGATGGGTTCCAGGAGCTGATCCAGGGGCGCGCCTTCATGGGCCCGAACCACGAGAAGCTCGGCGATACGGATATCCGCAACTCGCCGATGTTCTGCCAGCATTGTGGCTCCGCGCCCTGCGAGTCCGTGTGCCCCGTGTATGCGACCTACCACAACGAGGAAGGTCTCAACGCGATGATCTACAACCGCTGCATCGGCACGCGGTATTGCGCGAACAACTGCCCCTACAAGGTTCGTCGCTACAACTACTGGGACAACCAGATCACCAAGTGGCCTGGCCAGATGGATCTGGGTCTGAACCCTGACGTCACGGTCCGCGGTCAGGGCGTCATGGAGAAGTGCACGTTCTGCGTGCAGCGTATCCAGTCCGCCCGGCAGGAATCGAAATCCGCGGGCGAAGAGACGATTCAGGACGGGGCGGTCCAGACGGCTTGCCAGCAGACCTGTCCCTCGAACGCCATCGAGTTTGGAAACCTTCGGGATGACGAGAGCGCCGTTTCGAAGAAGGCCGACGATCCGAAGCGTGGCTACGCCGCCATGCACGTGCTGAATACGAGACCCGCGGTGACCTATCTGGCGAAGGTGACCCGCGGGAAGGTCGAAGGGTAA